Proteins co-encoded in one Conger conger chromosome 4, fConCon1.1, whole genome shotgun sequence genomic window:
- the mfsd12b gene encoding major facilitator superfamily domain containing 12b, which yields MSDELSLPILRRLSYAVGHFLNDLCASMWFTYLLVYYHSVLGFRSTFVGALLLTGQIAGGICTPVIGYESDRTPGCETYGKRKTWHLLGTVGILISSPFIFSPCLACSEDTPEWVGLLYFSPFIQVFQLAWASSQTSHLSLIPELVSSEHARAELTTYRYAFTVMANITVYTVAWLLFHFQNGQRDPSLFDGLGPWDIPIFTNLILTVLGIGAVFSVLFHLGTREQHRRLQDTGSDDGASQPLTASSEKNATPRPLLQWKHWLREPSFYQVTILYVCTRLIVNLSQTYISMFLLNSLLLPKKYIAIIPLVMCLSGVPSTLVMKPVSRWIGIPMTYFIGLLLINGFSYWILVDQQIGQEGVFGPAVLLGAGSAIILVMSSSMTAELIGDQTQSGAFVYGAMSFTEKVANGVAVIIIQSLHPCSTIASCPDSMRFYHYVIVFVTGGVAVVAAISLCTILICPIRIRRHAQEILVN from the exons ATGTCGGACGAGCTTTCTCTACCAATTTTAAGGCGCCTGAGTTATGCGGTCGGACACTTTTTGAACGATCTTTGCGCCTCTATGTGGTTTACCTACTTGTTAGTGTATTACCACTCCGTGCTTGGATTTCGGAGTACCTTCGTAGGTGCGCTGCTACTTACTGGGCAGATAGCGGGCGGTATCTGCACTCCCGTAATCGGGTATGAATCGGACCGGACCCCGGGCTGCGAGACTTACGGAAAAAGAAAGACATGGCATCTATTGG gaaCGGTCGGCattctcatctcctcccccttcATCTTCAGCCCGTGTCTGGCCTGTAGCGAGGACACGCCCGAGTGGGTGGGGctcctgtacttcagccccTTCATCCAGGTCTTCCAGCTAGCCTGGGCCTCCTCCCAGACCTCCCACCTGTCACTCATCCCCGAGCTGGTGTCCTCTGAGCATGCTCGAGCAGAGCTCACTACGTACAG GTATGCCTTCACCGTCATGGCTAACAtcacagtgtacactgtggcTTGGCTCCTCTTTCACTTTCAAAATGGGCAGAGGGATCCGTCTCTCTTCGATGGTCTGGGCCCCTGGGACATCCCCATATTCACG AACCTGATCCTTACTGTTCTGGGAATCGGAGCAGTGTTCTCGGTCCTCTTCCACCTGGGTACTCGTGAGCAGCACCGTCGGCTGCAGGACACGGGCTCTGACGATGGGGCGAGCCAGCCTCTCACCGCTAGCTCTGAGAAGAACGCCACGCCCAGACCCCTGCTGCAGTGGAAACACTGGCTGAGAGAGCCTTCCTTTTACCAG GTCACCATTCTGTACGTGTGCACGCGGCTGATAGTCAACCTGTCCCAGACCTACATATCCATGTTCCTCCTTAACTCTCTGCTGCTGCCCAAG AAATACATCGCCATCATCCCGCTGGTGATGTGCCTCAGTGGGGTCCCCTCCACGCTGGTGATGAAGCCAGTCAGCAGGTGGATTGGCATCCCT ATGACCTATTTTATTGGCCTCTTGCTCATCAATGGATTTTCCTACTGGATCCTCGTGGACCAGCAGATAGGCCAGGAGGGGGTCTTTGGGCCCGCGGTACTTCTGGGGGCCGGATCAGCCATCATTCTGGTGATGTCATCATCCATGACTGCGGAGCTCATCGGGGATCAAACG CAAAGTGGGGCCTTTGTTTATGGGGCAATGAGCTTCACGGAGAAGGTGGCCAATGGCGTGGCAGTGATCATCATCCAGAGCCTGCACCCCTGCTC TACGATTGCGAGCTGCCCAGACAGCATGCGCTTCTACCATTACGTCATCGTGTTCGTCACAGGGGGCGTGGCAGTTGTAGCCGCCATCTCTCTCTGCACCATCCTCATCTGTCCAATCAGAATCCGCCGCC ACGCTCAGGAAATTCTGGTAAACTGA